A region of Peromyscus maniculatus bairdii isolate BWxNUB_F1_BW_parent chromosome 7, HU_Pman_BW_mat_3.1, whole genome shotgun sequence DNA encodes the following proteins:
- the Dbr1 gene encoding lariat debranching enzyme, with the protein MRVAVAGCCHGELDKIYETLALAEQRGPGPVDLLLCCGDFQAVRNEADLRCMAVPPKYRHMQTFYRYYSGEKKAPVLTIFIGGNHEASNHLQELPYGGWVAPNIYYLGLAGVVKYRGIRIGGISGIFKSHDYRKGHFERPPYDSSTIRSIYHVRNIEVYKLKQLKQPVDIFLSHDWPRSIYHYGNKKQLLKTKSFFRQEVENNTLGSPAASELLEHLKPAYWFSAHLHVKFAALMQHQATDKEQAGKATKFLALDKCLPHRDFLQVLEVEHDPSAPEYLEYDVEWLTVLRATDDLINVTRNLWNMPENNGLHTRWDYSATEEAMKEVMEKLNHDPKVPCNFSMTAACYDPSKPQTQVQLVHRINPQTTEFCAQLGITDINVILQKVKDKRYLFGEYEEQGDLGTDDSEEDRSEYNTDTSAMSSINPDEIMLDEEEEEVVSACSDMNTPSVEPSSDQASDFSTSFSDVRNLPSSMFVSSDDPSHSPTGREGKPGETVQSGDEKDLTEFPLKRLSNEHEPEQRKKIKRRNQAIYAAADDDDDNDEDRDLS; encoded by the exons ATGCGGGTGGCTGTGGCCGGCTGCTGCCATGGCGAGCTGGACAAGATCTACGAGACCTTGGCGCTGGCGGAGCAGCGCGGCCCGGGACCGGTGGATCTCCTTCTGTGCTGCGGCGACTTCCAGGCGGTGCGCAACGAGGCCGACCTGCGCTGCATGGCCGTACCGCCCAAGTACCGCCACATGCAGACCTTCTACAG ATATTACTCTGGAGAGAAAAAGGCCCCGGTTCTCACCATCTTCATTGGAGGAAACCATGAAGCCTCAAACCATTTGCAAGAGTTACCCTatggtggctgggtagcaccaAATATTTACTATTTAG GTTTGGCTGGTGTAGTAAAATACCGAGGTATAAGGATTGGTGGAATCTCTGGCATCTTTAAATCCCATGACTATCGAAAAg GTCATTTTGAGCGCCCCCCTTATGATTCATCTACCATAAGGAGTATATATCATGTGAGAAATATAGAGGTCTACAAATTAAAACAG TTGAAGCAGCCTGTAGATATATTCTTATCTCATGACTGGCCAAGAAGTATATATCATTATGGAAATAAGAAGCAGCTTCTTAAGACCAAATCTTTTTTCCGCCAAGAAGTGGAAAATAACACGCTAGGGAGCCCTGCTGCCTCGGAGCTGTTAGAGCACCTGAAGCCTGCGTACTGGTTTTCTGCACACCTTCATGTGAAATttgcagccttgatgcagcatcAG GCCACAGATaaagaacaagcaggcaaagcaaCCAAGTTTTTAGCTTTGGACAAATgtttaccacacagagactttctTCAG GTGTTAGAAGTAGAACATGACCCCAGTGCTCCTGAGTACTTAGAGTATGACGTTGAATGGCTTACTGTTCTCAGGGCCACTGATGACCTGATCAATGTGACCCGGAACCTATGGAATATGCCTGAAAATAATGGTCTGCATACAAG GTGGGATTATAGTGCAACAGAAGAAGCTATGAAAGAAGTAATGGAAAAGCTGAACCATGACCCCAAAGTCCCCTGTAACTTCAGCATGACAGCTGCTTGTTATGATCCTAGTAAGCCACAGACGCAAGTGCAGCTGGTTCACAGGATCAATCCGCAGACGACGGAATTCTGTGCCCAGCTGGGCATCACAGACATTAACGTCATACTTCAGAAGGTCAAGGACAAGCGTTATCTGTTTGGTGAATATGAAGAGCAGGGTGATCTGGGAACCGATGACTCTGAAGAAGACCGGAGTGAATACAACACAGACACATCTGCCATGTCCTCCATTAATCCAGATGAAATCATgctggatgaggaggaggaggaagttgtAAGTGCTTGCAGTGACATGAATACACCTTCTGTAGAACCTTCTTCCGATCAAGCTTCTGACTTCTCCACAAGCTTTTCCGACGTCAGGAACTTGCCAAGCTCCATGTTCGTGTCTTCTGATGATCCGTCCCATTCTCCGACTGGTAGGGAGGGGAAACCTGGGGAGACTGTGCAGTCTGGGGATGAAAAGGACTTAACTGAGTTTCCATTGAAGAGGCTGAGTAATGAACATGAGCctgagcaaagaaagaaaattaagaggaGGAATCAAGCCATTTATGCTGCAGCAGACGACGACGATGATAACGATGAAGACAGGGACTTGTCTTAG